The nucleotide window GACGGCTGTCACGAACACCTCTGGGAGGAAGGGTTGAAGACCAGCAAGTCCTCCCCAGGCGGAGACCGGGCAAGTCCTTGCGCGTACCACGCCACTCTAGACGTTGCCGTTACGCGACCCGTCGCGGGGGGCACCCGTGTTGGCGGTACGGGTCCGGCCCGGCGTGCCGGTGGTGGCGGGGTGCCGTTTCGGAGCAGTCCGGCGGGCGGGGCGACCCCCGGTGGACGACGCTGGTGAGGACCGGGAGACAATATGTATCGGGAATGAACAAAGTCTTTCTTCCGTTGCATGAGACGTCGCCAGAACGCCTCCCCCTCCAGGGGTAGGCTCGAAAACGCCCGGGTGGCAGACGGCCGGCCGGCGTTGTGAGACATGTGGAGAGGAGCCCTGACCCAGGGTGAGCACGAAGCCGACCACCACTGACTTGGAATGGACCGAGCTGGACAAGCGTGCCGTGGACACCGCCCGTGTCCTGGCCATGGACTCTGTCCAGAAGGTCGGAAACGGCCATCCGGGCACGGCCATGAGCCTGGCACCCGCCGCGTACCTGCTCTTCCAGAAGCTGATGCGGCACGACCCCAGCGACCCCAACTGGACCGGCCGCGACCGCTTCGTCCTGTCGCCGGGCCACACCAGCCTTACCCTCTACACCCAGCTCTTCCTGTCCGGCTACGGCCTTGAGCTGGACGACCTCAAGGCGTTCCGCACCTGGGGTTCGCTCACCCCGGGCCACCCGGAGCACGGCCACACCGTCGGCGTGGAGACCACCACCGGCCCGCTGGGCCAGGGCATCGCCAACGCCGTGGGCATGGCCATGGCCGCCCGTTACGAGCGCGGCCTGTTCGACCCGGAGGCGCCGGCCGGGGAGTCCCCGTTCGACCACACCATCTGGGCCATCGTCTCCGACGGCGACCTGGAGGAGGGCATCTCCGCCGAGGCCTCCTCGCTCGCCGGCCACCAGAAGCTCGGCAACCTGGTCGCGCTCTACGACGACAACCACATCTCGATCGAGGGCGACACCGAGACCGCCTTCTCCGAGGACGTCCTCAAGCGCTACGAGGCCTACGGCTGGCACGTCCAGCGCATCGAGCAGGCGCCCAGCGGCGACTTCGACGTCGAGGCGCTGCACCGGGCGCTGAAGGAGGCGCAGGCCGAGACCTCGCGCCCGTCGCTGATCGCGGCCCGCACCATCATCGCCTGGCCGGCCCCCAACGCCCAGAACACCGAGGCCGCGCACGGCTCGGCGCTGGGTGAGGACGAGGTCGCGGCCACCAAGCGGGTGCTCGGCTTCGACCCGGACCAGCACTTCGAGGTCGCCGACGAGGTGCTGGCCCACGCGCGCCGGGTCGTCGAGCGCGGCCGGGAGGCCCACGCCCAGTGGACCAAGCGGTTCGAGGAGTGGCGGGCCGCCAACCCCGAGCGGGCCGCCGACTTCGACCGGATCGCCGCCGGTGAGCTGCCGGCCGGCTGGGAGGCCAAGCTCCCGGTCTTCCCGACCGGCAAGGACGTGGCCACCCGCAAGGCCTCCGGCGAGGTGCTCAAGGCGCTCGGCGGCGTGCTGCCCGAGCTGTGGGGCGGCTCGGCCGACCTGGCCGGCTCCAACAACACCACCATCGACAAGACCTCGTCCTTCCTGCCGGAGGGCAACCCGCTGCCGGAGGCCTCCCCGTACGGCCGCACCGTGCACTGGGGCATCCGCGAGCACGCCATGGGCTCGACCATGAACGGCATCGCGCTGCACGGCAACACCCGCATCTACGGCGGCACCTTCCTGGTCTTCTCCGACTACATGCGCCCGGCCGTGCGGCTGGCCGCGCTGATGAAGCTGCCGGTCACCTACGTGTGGACGCACGACTCCATCGGCCTGGGCGAGGACGGCCCGACCCACCAGCCGGTCGAGCACCTCTCCGCGCTGCGGGCCATCCCGGGGCTCAACGTCGTCCGCCCGGCCGACGCCAACGAGACCTCCGTGGTCTGGGGCGAGATCACCCGCCGCTACTCGGCCAACCCGGCCCCGCACGGCCTCGCCCTCACCCGGCAGAACGTGCCCACCTACGACCGCAACGAGGACGCCGCCAAGGGCGGTTACGTGCTCTTCGAGGCCGAGGGCGGCGCCCCCCAGGTGATCCTGATCGGCACCGGTTCCGAGGTGCAGCTCGCCGTCGAGGCCCGCGAGGCCCTCCAGGCCGAGGGGGTCCCCACCCGGGTGGTCTCCATGCCGTCCGTGGAGTGGTTCGAGGAGCAGGACCAGGCGTACATCGACTCGGTGCTGCCGCCGAGCGTCAAGGCCCGGGTGGCGGTGGAGGCCGGCATCGGCCTGACCTGGTACCGCTTCGTCGGGGACGCCGGCCGGATCGTCTCGCTGGAGCACTTCGGCGCCTCCGCGGACTACAAGGTCCTCTACCGCGAGTTCGGGCTGACGGCGGAAGCCGTGACCGCCGCCGCCCGTGACTCCATCGCCGCCGCGGCCCGCTGACCGCGCCCAAGACTTCCCTATCGAGGAGATGCAGTACTCATGACGGACGCACTCAAGCGCCTCTCCGACGAAGGCGTCGCGATCTGGCTGGACGACCTGTCGCGGCAGCGGATCACCTCCGGCAACCTGGCCGAACTGATCGACGCCAGCCACGTCGTGGGCGTGACCACCAACCCCACCATCTTTCAGAAGGCGATCTCGTCCGGTGAGGGTTACCAGGAGCAGGTGGCCGACCTGGCCGCCCGCCGGGTGACCGTGGAGGAGGCGGTGCGCATGATCACCACCGCCGACGTCCGCGACGCCGCCGACATCCTGCGCCCGCTGTTCGACGCCACCGACGGCCAGGACGGCCGGGTCTCCATCGAGGTCGACCCGCGCCTGGCGCACGACACCAGGGCCACCGTCGCCGAGGCCAAGCAGCTGGCCTGGCTGGTGGACCGGCCCAACACCCTGATCAAGATCCCGGCCACCAAGGCGGGGCTGCCGGCCATCACCGAGGTCATCGGGCGCGGCATCAGCGTCAACGTCACGCTGATCTTCTCCCTGGAGCGCTACCGCGCGGTGATGGACGCCTACCTGTCCGGCCTGGAGAAGGCCAAGGAGGCCGGCATCGACCTGGCCGGCATCCGCTCGGTCGCCTCCTTCTTCGTCTCCCGGGTGGACACCGAGGTCGACAAGCGGCTGGACAAGATCGGCGGCGAGGAGGCCAAGGCGCTGCGCGGCAAGGCCGCCCTGGCCAACGCCCGCCTCGCCTACCAGGCCTACGAGGAGGTCTTCGGCTCCGAGCGCTGGGCGGCGCTGGAGAAGGCCGGCGCCCACAAGCAGCGCCCGCTGTGGGCCTCCACCGGCGTGAAGGACCCGGCGCTGCCGGACACCCTGTACGTCACCGAGCTGGTCGCCCCGAACACGGTCAACACCATGCCGGAGCCGACCCTGCACGCCACCGGCGACCACGGTGAGGTCACCGGTGACACCATCCGCGGCCGTTACCAGGAGGCCCAGGGCGTCCTCGACGCGCTGGCCGGCCTCGGCGTGGACTACGACGACGTGGTCCAGGTGCTGGAGGACGAGGGCGTCGAGAAGTTCGAGGCGTCCTGGAACGACCTGCTCAAGTCGACCGAGGCCGAGCTCAAGCGGCTCGCCGGACCGGGGGCCTGAGAACCGTGACCAGCAGCAGCAACCCGCTGCGTGACCCGGCGGACCGGCGGCTCCCGCGCATCGCGGGGCCGTCCGGCCTGGTCATCTTCGGAGTCACGGGCGACCTGTCCCGTAAGAAGCTGATGCCCGCGGTGTACGACCTGGCCAACCGCGGTCTGCTGCCCCCGGGCTTCTCGCTCGTGGGCTTCGCCCGCCGTGACTGGGAGAGCGAGGACTTCGCCCAGGTCGTGCACGACGCCGTCAAGGAGCACGCGCGGACCCCGTTCCGGGAGGAGGTCTGGCAGCAGCTCGCCGAGGGGTTCCGCTTCGTACCCGGCGAGTTCGACGACGACGACGCGTTCGAGACGCTGCGGGCCACCATCAACGACCTGGACAAGGCGCGCGGCACCGGCGGCAACTTCGCGTTCTACCTCTCGGTGCCGCCGAAGTTCTTCCCCAAGGTCGTCGCGCAGCTGAAGAAGCACGGCCTGTCCGAGGGCCCGGGCGACTCCTGGCGGCGCGCGGTCATCGAGAAGCCGTTCGGCCACGACCTGGCCAGCGCCCAGGAACTCAACCGGGTGGTGCACGAGGTCTTCCAGCCGTCCGACGTCTTCCGCATCGACCACTACCTGGGCAAGGAGACCGTCCAGAACATCCTGGCGCTGCGGTTCGCCAACACCATGTTCGAGCCGATCTGGAACCGGTCCTACGTCGACCACGTCCAGATCACCATGGCCGAGGACATCGGCATCGGCGGCCGGGCCGGATACTACGACGGGATCGGCGCCGCCCGGGACGTCATCCAGAACCACCTGCTCCAGCTGCTGGCGCTGACCGCGATGGAGGAGCCCGGCTCCTTCCACCCCAAGGCGCTGGTGGCCGAGAAGCTCAAGGTCCTGTCGGCCGTGGAGCTCCCGGAGGACCTGGGCCGGCACACGGTCCGCGGCCAGTACGTCCGGGCCTGGCAGGGCGGCCAGGAGGTGCCCGGGTACCTGGAGGAGGAGGGCATCGACCCCAAGTCCAGGACGGACACCTACGCCGCCATCAAACTGACCATCAACAACCGCCGTTGGGCGGGCGTCCCGTTCTACCTGCGCACCGGCAAGCGGCTGGGCCGCCGGGTCACCGAGATCGCGGTGGTCTTCAAGCGCGCCCCGTTCCTGCCGTTCGAATCCCAGGCCACCGAGGACCTGGGGCAGAACGCGCTGGTCATCCGGGTCCAGCCGGACGAGGGCGTCACGGTGCGGTTCGGCTCCAAGGTGCCGGGCACCTCCATGGAGGTCCGGGACGTGACGATGGACTTCGCCTACGGCGAGTCCTTCACCGAGTCCAGCCCCGAGGCGTACGAGCGCCTGCTGCTGGACGTCCTGCTCGGCGACGCCAACCTCTTCCCGCGCCACCAGGAGGTCGAACTCTCCTGGAACATCCTCGACCCGATCGAGGAGTACTGGGAGAAGAACGGCACGCCCGCCCAGTACCCGGCCGGGACCTGGGGGCCGGCCGAGGCGGACGAGATGCTCGCACGAGACGGCAGGAGCTGGCGTCGGCCATGAAGATCGATCTCACGGACACCACATCGTCGAAGATCAACCAGGCTCTCGTCGAGGGGCGCCGGGCGAGCGGTACGCCGGCCGTCGGTATGGTGCTCACCCTGGTCATCGTCACCGACGAGGGCAACGCCTACGACGCCCTCAAGGCGGCCGGGGAGGCGTCCCGGGAGCACCCCTCCCGGATACTCGCGGTCATCAAGCGGCCCGGCCGCTCGCCGCGGGACCGGGCGACCTCCCGGCTCGACGCCGAGGTACGGGTCGGCTCCGACGCCGGCACCGGCGAGACCGTGCTGCTGCGGCTGCACGGTGAACTCGCCCACCACGACGCCTCGGTGGTGCTGCCGCTGCTGCTGCCGGACGCCCCCGTGGTGGTCTGGTGGCCGGAGGACGCCCCGGACCGCCCGGCCGAGCACCCGCTGGGCAAGCTGGCGCAGCGCCGGATCACCGACGCCGCGGCGGCCGAGGACCCGCTGGCCGCGCTGAAGGCACGGGCCGCGGCCTACTCCCCCGGCGACACCGACCTGGCGTGGACCCGGACCACCCCGTGGCGCAGCATGCTCGCCGCCGCGCTGGACCAGAAGCACTCCCGGATCACCTCCGCCGTGGTGGAGGGCGAGCCGTACAACCCCAGCACCGAGCTGCTCGGGATGTGGCTGGCGGACCGGCTCGGGGTGCCCGTGGAGCGCAGGGTCACCGACGGCCCGGGGCTCACCGCGGTACGGCTGTCCACCGCGGACGGCGTGATCTGCCTGGACCGTGCCGACGGCGCCCTGGCCGAGCTGGCCATGCCCGGCCAGCCCGACCGGCACGTCGCCCTCAAGCGGCGGGAGACGGCCGAGCTGATCGCCGAGGAGCTGCGCCGGCTGGACCCGGACGACATCTACAAGTCGGCCGTGCAGTTCGGGCTGGAGAAGCTGACCCACGGCGGTACCGGCAAGGCCGGGACGCCGGCCACCGAGTCGCAGCCCGCCGCCCAGGAGTCCACCCCCAAGGAGGACGGGACCAAGGAGACCGGCTCGCGCAGGTCCGCCGGGAAGATGTCGGCGAAGGCCGGGGCGGCGGCCGGCGGCGGCCAGGGGGAGCGGTCCTCGTGACGGCACCCCAGGTCGTGGTCCACCGCGACAAGGAGCTGATGGCCAAGGCCGCGGCGGCCCGGCTGATCACCAAGATCGTCGACGCCCAGGCCGCCCGCGGCTCCGCCTCGGTGGTGCTCACCGGCGGGCGCAACGGCAACGCGCTGCTCGCGGCGCTCGCCGAGGCGCCCGCCCGGGACGCGGTCGACTGGTCCCGGCTCGACCTGTGGTGGGGCGACGAGCGCTTCCTGCCCGAGGGCGACCCGGAGCGCAACGCCACCCAGGCCCGCGAGGCCCTGCTGGACGCGGTACCGCTCGATCCGGCACGGGTGCACGCCATGCCCGCGGCCGGCGGCGCCTGGGGCAACGACGTGGACGCGGCGGCCGACGCCTACGCGGCCGAGCTGGCCGCCTCGGCCGGCCCGGCGGACCACGGCCCGGTGCCCACGTTCGACGTGCTGCTGCTCGGCGTCGGCCCGGACACCCACGTCGCCTCGCTCTTCCCCGAGCACCCCGGGGTGCGGGAGACAGAGCGCACGGTGATCGGGGTGCGCGGGGCGCCGAAGCCGCCGCCGAACCGGGTGTCGCTGACGCTGCCGGCGATCCGCGCCGCCCGTGAGGTGTGGCTGCTGGCGGCCGGCGAGGACAAGGCCAACGCGGTCGCCATCGCGCTGGCCGGGGCCGGGGAGATCCAGGCCCCGGCGGCCGGCGCGTACGGCCGCGGTCGCACCCTGTGGCTGCTGGACCGGGCCGCCGCCGCCCAGCTCCCCAAGCAGCTCTACCCGCCGGCCTCGGCCTGAGGCCACGTGAAGCGGCCCGGCCGCGTCACCCCTCACGGGATGGCGCGGCCGGGCCGCTTCACCGTTCTCACCCTCCGGCTCGGCCGTGCGGCCGGGACCGGTGGCTCAGATCTCTCCGCGCAGCTTGGCGAGGGCCTCGGCGAGGATCGCCTCGCCGTCCGCGTCGCTGCGCCGTTCCCGGACGTACGCCAGGTGGGTCTTGTACGGTTCGGTGCGCGGC belongs to Streptantibioticus cattleyicolor NRRL 8057 = DSM 46488 and includes:
- the pgl gene encoding 6-phosphogluconolactonase produces the protein MTAPQVVVHRDKELMAKAAAARLITKIVDAQAARGSASVVLTGGRNGNALLAALAEAPARDAVDWSRLDLWWGDERFLPEGDPERNATQAREALLDAVPLDPARVHAMPAAGGAWGNDVDAAADAYAAELAASAGPADHGPVPTFDVLLLGVGPDTHVASLFPEHPGVRETERTVIGVRGAPKPPPNRVSLTLPAIRAAREVWLLAAGEDKANAVAIALAGAGEIQAPAAGAYGRGRTLWLLDRAAAAQLPKQLYPPASA
- the tkt gene encoding transketolase — encoded protein: MSTKPTTTDLEWTELDKRAVDTARVLAMDSVQKVGNGHPGTAMSLAPAAYLLFQKLMRHDPSDPNWTGRDRFVLSPGHTSLTLYTQLFLSGYGLELDDLKAFRTWGSLTPGHPEHGHTVGVETTTGPLGQGIANAVGMAMAARYERGLFDPEAPAGESPFDHTIWAIVSDGDLEEGISAEASSLAGHQKLGNLVALYDDNHISIEGDTETAFSEDVLKRYEAYGWHVQRIEQAPSGDFDVEALHRALKEAQAETSRPSLIAARTIIAWPAPNAQNTEAAHGSALGEDEVAATKRVLGFDPDQHFEVADEVLAHARRVVERGREAHAQWTKRFEEWRAANPERAADFDRIAAGELPAGWEAKLPVFPTGKDVATRKASGEVLKALGGVLPELWGGSADLAGSNNTTIDKTSSFLPEGNPLPEASPYGRTVHWGIREHAMGSTMNGIALHGNTRIYGGTFLVFSDYMRPAVRLAALMKLPVTYVWTHDSIGLGEDGPTHQPVEHLSALRAIPGLNVVRPADANETSVVWGEITRRYSANPAPHGLALTRQNVPTYDRNEDAAKGGYVLFEAEGGAPQVILIGTGSEVQLAVEAREALQAEGVPTRVVSMPSVEWFEEQDQAYIDSVLPPSVKARVAVEAGIGLTWYRFVGDAGRIVSLEHFGASADYKVLYREFGLTAEAVTAAARDSIAAAAR
- the zwf gene encoding glucose-6-phosphate dehydrogenase, translating into MTSSSNPLRDPADRRLPRIAGPSGLVIFGVTGDLSRKKLMPAVYDLANRGLLPPGFSLVGFARRDWESEDFAQVVHDAVKEHARTPFREEVWQQLAEGFRFVPGEFDDDDAFETLRATINDLDKARGTGGNFAFYLSVPPKFFPKVVAQLKKHGLSEGPGDSWRRAVIEKPFGHDLASAQELNRVVHEVFQPSDVFRIDHYLGKETVQNILALRFANTMFEPIWNRSYVDHVQITMAEDIGIGGRAGYYDGIGAARDVIQNHLLQLLALTAMEEPGSFHPKALVAEKLKVLSAVELPEDLGRHTVRGQYVRAWQGGQEVPGYLEEEGIDPKSRTDTYAAIKLTINNRRWAGVPFYLRTGKRLGRRVTEIAVVFKRAPFLPFESQATEDLGQNALVIRVQPDEGVTVRFGSKVPGTSMEVRDVTMDFAYGESFTESSPEAYERLLLDVLLGDANLFPRHQEVELSWNILDPIEEYWEKNGTPAQYPAGTWGPAEADEMLARDGRSWRRP
- the opcA gene encoding glucose-6-phosphate dehydrogenase assembly protein OpcA; the encoded protein is MKIDLTDTTSSKINQALVEGRRASGTPAVGMVLTLVIVTDEGNAYDALKAAGEASREHPSRILAVIKRPGRSPRDRATSRLDAEVRVGSDAGTGETVLLRLHGELAHHDASVVLPLLLPDAPVVVWWPEDAPDRPAEHPLGKLAQRRITDAAAAEDPLAALKARAAAYSPGDTDLAWTRTTPWRSMLAAALDQKHSRITSAVVEGEPYNPSTELLGMWLADRLGVPVERRVTDGPGLTAVRLSTADGVICLDRADGALAELAMPGQPDRHVALKRRETAELIAEELRRLDPDDIYKSAVQFGLEKLTHGGTGKAGTPATESQPAAQESTPKEDGTKETGSRRSAGKMSAKAGAAAGGGQGERSS
- the tal gene encoding transaldolase; the encoded protein is MTDALKRLSDEGVAIWLDDLSRQRITSGNLAELIDASHVVGVTTNPTIFQKAISSGEGYQEQVADLAARRVTVEEAVRMITTADVRDAADILRPLFDATDGQDGRVSIEVDPRLAHDTRATVAEAKQLAWLVDRPNTLIKIPATKAGLPAITEVIGRGISVNVTLIFSLERYRAVMDAYLSGLEKAKEAGIDLAGIRSVASFFVSRVDTEVDKRLDKIGGEEAKALRGKAALANARLAYQAYEEVFGSERWAALEKAGAHKQRPLWASTGVKDPALPDTLYVTELVAPNTVNTMPEPTLHATGDHGEVTGDTIRGRYQEAQGVLDALAGLGVDYDDVVQVLEDEGVEKFEASWNDLLKSTEAELKRLAGPGA